From Labrus bergylta chromosome 22, fLabBer1.1, whole genome shotgun sequence, one genomic window encodes:
- the LOC110004319 gene encoding solute carrier family 12 member 6, producing MASVRFTVTPTKAEDLPGLSDTSPDISSRSGARVRFGSRESVNRSDPLSEASGGGGGADTPEHSSIEQGDGNSKISSVYINNTHGVDDDDFYDRNLALFEKV from the exons ATGGCTTCAGTGCGCTTCACCGTGACGCCCACCAAGGCGGAGGACCTCCCGGGGCTGTCCGACACGTCGCCCGACATCAGCTCGCGCTCGGGCGCCCGCGTGCGCTTCGGTTCCAGGGAGAGCGTCAATCGGAGTGACCCGCTCAGCGAGgcgtcaggaggaggaggaggggccgaCACGCCTGAACACAGCAGCATAGAGCAAG GTGATGGGAATTCCAAAATCTCCAGCGTGTACATCAACAACACTCACGGCGTGGACGACGATGACTTCTACGACAGAAACCTGGCCTTATTCGAG aaagtttAA